In Erythrobacter sp. F6033, a single genomic region encodes these proteins:
- a CDS encoding MaoC family dehydratase, whose protein sequence is MAGKFFDEWQVGDSVEHEIRRTVTETDNLLFSTMTHNPQPLHLDVEAAKESGFGRILVNSTFTFSLLVGLSVGDTTLGTLVANLGFDKVVTPKPVFIGDTMRARSEVKELRESKSRPEAGIVTFTHELLNQRDEVVCRCERSALLRRSA, encoded by the coding sequence ATGGCAGGCAAATTCTTTGACGAATGGCAGGTCGGCGACAGCGTGGAGCATGAAATCCGCCGCACTGTGACCGAGACCGATAATCTCCTCTTCTCCACCATGACCCACAATCCGCAGCCGCTTCATCTGGATGTCGAGGCCGCCAAGGAAAGCGGCTTTGGCCGGATCCTTGTGAATTCGACGTTCACATTTTCGCTGCTCGTGGGCCTTTCAGTGGGTGACACGACATTGGGCACGCTCGTCGCCAATCTCGGCTTTGATAAAGTCGTCACGCCAAAGCCTGTGTTTATCGGAGACACGATGCGTGCGCGCAGCGAGGTGAAGGAGCTGCGGGAAAGCAAATCGCGGCCCGAAGCCGGTATCGTTACCTTCACGCATGAGCTGCTCAATCAGCGCGACGAGGTGGTTTGCCGCTGCGAAAGGTCCGCTCTGCTGCGCCGTTCTGCTTGA
- a CDS encoding glycosyltransferase, producing the protein MTVGTQLGFDRLIKAMDALAPTLDMPVLAQTGAGEYKPVNMEAHARIAPDEFEKLVQSASLIVSHAGIGTVLTAQRFGRPIVLMPRRASLGEHRNDHQLATADKLSSRTGILVAMDETELADRIAEGLAQKDWPMDRSSGADELHAAVAEFIETGRL; encoded by the coding sequence GTGACTGTTGGAACGCAGCTCGGCTTTGACCGGCTGATCAAGGCGATGGACGCCCTCGCCCCGACGCTGGACATGCCTGTCCTCGCGCAGACCGGTGCTGGCGAATACAAGCCGGTCAATATGGAAGCGCATGCGCGGATTGCGCCGGATGAGTTTGAAAAGCTCGTCCAGAGCGCCAGCTTGATCGTCAGTCACGCCGGGATCGGCACAGTGCTAACCGCGCAGCGTTTCGGAAGACCAATTGTGCTCATGCCGCGCCGCGCGAGTCTGGGTGAGCATCGCAACGATCATCAATTGGCGACCGCTGACAAATTGAGCTCTCGCACCGGAATTCTGGTGGCCATGGATGAGACAGAATTGGCAGATCGAATTGCTGAAGGATTGGCCCAGAAGGATTGGCCAATGGACCGATCTTCAGGTGCCGATGAATTGCATGCTGCAGTCGCCGAATTCATAGAAACAGGCCGTTTGTAG
- a CDS encoding peptidylprolyl isomerase: protein MTLPRWTREPLVHFLIAGAFVYAFFAWIGGTAVDPSSRVIDVDRDTQAQLALQYERTMGRAPTDAELDAQIEQFVRDEVLYREALRLGLDQGDAIVRRRLVSKMDMTAGAAAEIAEPDDATLQAFLDENKERYQTALDTSFDQLYFADQASAQAAIDQAATASDWQGLGEAISLPASMENASQRDIRAQFGEEFGAKLAALDTGDAWQGPLRSGFGWHIVRLRERASTDTGFDGLRQQLSNDWRSAQVATRKERAFELLREAYRIEIDR, encoded by the coding sequence ATGACACTGCCGCGCTGGACCCGTGAGCCCTTGGTCCATTTCCTGATTGCGGGCGCTTTTGTCTATGCGTTCTTTGCTTGGATCGGAGGGACCGCGGTTGATCCGTCTTCGCGGGTGATCGATGTTGACCGCGATACGCAGGCGCAGCTTGCGCTTCAGTATGAGCGGACAATGGGCCGCGCTCCGACCGATGCAGAGCTGGATGCGCAGATCGAGCAATTTGTACGGGACGAGGTGCTGTACCGCGAAGCTTTGCGGCTTGGGCTGGATCAGGGTGACGCGATTGTCCGTCGGCGGCTGGTGAGCAAGATGGATATGACGGCAGGCGCGGCGGCAGAGATAGCCGAGCCGGATGACGCGACTTTGCAGGCGTTTCTGGACGAGAACAAAGAGCGTTATCAGACCGCGCTCGATACGAGTTTTGATCAGCTCTATTTTGCCGATCAGGCATCGGCGCAGGCGGCGATAGATCAGGCCGCAACCGCATCCGATTGGCAGGGGCTGGGCGAAGCGATCAGCCTGCCGGCCTCGATGGAGAACGCATCGCAGCGCGATATTCGCGCCCAGTTCGGCGAGGAATTTGGCGCCAAGCTTGCGGCGCTGGACACCGGCGACGCATGGCAAGGCCCGCTTCGCTCCGGCTTTGGCTGGCACATTGTGCGCCTGCGCGAGCGCGCCTCTACGGACACCGGCTTTGATGGTCTGAGGCAGCAACTCTCAAACGACTGGCGCAGCGCGCAAGTCGCAACCCGCAAAGAGCGCGCATTCGAATTGCTGCGCGAGGCATACCGGATCGAGATTGACCGGTGA
- the wecC gene encoding UDP-N-acetyl-D-mannosamine dehydrogenase: MNAPFDTSTAFGLDAVSQPAPDHQIAVIGLGYIGLPTAAVLASYGWNVCGVDVSEKVVETVNAGGVHIEERDLDQLVRTATDTGRLTASTSVPTAHYYMIAVPTPLGKENKPDIAYVEAAARSIAPQILPGACVIVESTSPVGTTEKVADIIAEIRPDLKIPSFGDAEGGDIALAYCPERVLPGKIVRELVANDRVIGGMTPDCAERAVNLYASFVKGDCLSTNSRIAETVKLVENSFRDVNIAFANELSMIADEIGVDVWDVIRLANRHPRVNILQPGPGVGGHCIAVDPWFLVAGAPKSARLVRTAREVNDHKAVHTEQRIRGLLQAVPDAKVAVLGLAFKPDIDDFRESPALEIAEALSADCGERMLIVEPFAEKLSEELTNSGAKLTTLDEALSEAEIVVVLVDHTAFKHLTPSDLAGKITFDTRGMLKR, encoded by the coding sequence ATGAACGCGCCTTTTGATACCTCTACCGCTTTCGGCCTAGATGCGGTCAGCCAGCCGGCCCCTGATCACCAGATCGCGGTGATCGGCCTTGGCTATATCGGGCTTCCAACAGCGGCCGTTCTAGCAAGCTATGGCTGGAACGTTTGCGGCGTCGATGTATCTGAAAAGGTTGTCGAAACTGTCAATGCAGGCGGCGTGCACATCGAAGAGCGCGACCTTGATCAGCTGGTGCGTACCGCAACCGACACTGGCCGCCTAACGGCTTCGACATCCGTCCCCACCGCGCACTATTACATGATCGCGGTACCCACGCCTCTGGGTAAAGAGAACAAGCCCGATATCGCCTACGTCGAGGCTGCTGCACGCTCTATTGCGCCGCAAATATTGCCCGGCGCATGCGTTATTGTTGAAAGCACTTCTCCGGTTGGAACCACCGAAAAAGTCGCTGATATTATTGCTGAAATACGGCCCGATCTGAAAATTCCTTCATTCGGAGATGCCGAAGGCGGCGATATCGCTTTGGCCTATTGCCCTGAGCGTGTTTTGCCAGGCAAGATCGTGCGCGAACTGGTTGCGAATGACCGTGTAATCGGCGGCATGACGCCAGACTGTGCGGAGCGCGCAGTCAATCTCTATGCGAGCTTTGTGAAAGGCGATTGTCTGAGCACAAACTCGCGCATCGCAGAGACCGTCAAACTGGTCGAAAACAGCTTCCGCGACGTCAACATCGCCTTCGCAAACGAGCTTTCGATGATCGCTGACGAAATCGGTGTCGATGTTTGGGACGTTATCCGTCTGGCCAACCGCCATCCGCGCGTAAACATCCTTCAACCCGGCCCCGGTGTCGGTGGACATTGCATCGCAGTGGACCCTTGGTTCCTTGTCGCCGGTGCCCCAAAATCCGCGCGCCTCGTTCGCACGGCCCGCGAGGTTAACGATCACAAAGCAGTGCATACAGAACAACGCATTCGCGGGCTTTTGCAGGCAGTGCCAGACGCGAAAGTTGCCGTCCTTGGCCTCGCATTTAAACCCGATATCGACGACTTCCGCGAAAGCCCTGCGCTCGAAATTGCTGAGGCTCTTTCCGCCGATTGCGGGGAGCGAATGCTGATCGTTGAACCCTTTGCCGAAAAGCTGAGCGAGGAGCTCACCAACTCCGGTGCGAAACTCACGACTCTTGACGAAGCGCTTTCTGAAGCAGAAATCGTTGTCGTGCTTGTCGATCACACCGCCTTCAAACACCTCACACCGTCCGATCTTGCGGGCAAGATCACGTTCGATACGCGAGGAATGCTCAAGCGATGA
- a CDS encoding HupE/UreJ family protein: MIRLLRAMLIAVLAAFAAPLSADELRPAVIELTEREAGQWSLEWKIPVSANTRGASPLLAQPVVPASCTMEGDAVQRAAPLALLGSAKLACTGDLAEESFGLSELIGNADAIARVSPLSRPTQTFRLTAETPTATIAAKPDRWAVARDYFIIGAEHILFGWDHLLFVIALVLLVRSGWSVVKAATAFTVAHSITLVATTLGYAGLPSRPVEALIALSIVFLAVEVIRAIREPDHHTWTRRMPWLVAFAFGLLHGFGFAGALADIGLPQGEIASALVAFNVGVEAGQLLVIAALIAVLAVMKRMLPSAETPAIRVATYAIGITGSFWLFERLLG; the protein is encoded by the coding sequence GTGATCCGCCTGCTGCGGGCAATGCTGATCGCGGTGCTCGCGGCTTTCGCTGCTCCGCTTTCCGCTGATGAATTGCGCCCCGCCGTCATCGAACTTACCGAGCGCGAGGCGGGCCAATGGTCGCTCGAATGGAAGATCCCGGTTTCCGCCAACACACGCGGCGCTTCGCCTTTGCTCGCGCAGCCCGTTGTCCCGGCAAGCTGCACGATGGAAGGCGATGCGGTGCAACGCGCTGCGCCTCTCGCGCTCCTTGGCAGCGCGAAACTGGCGTGCACCGGCGATCTTGCAGAAGAGAGCTTCGGGCTGAGCGAACTTATCGGAAATGCAGACGCCATCGCCCGTGTTTCACCGCTGTCGCGCCCTACTCAAACCTTCAGGCTCACGGCCGAGACACCCACCGCGACCATCGCTGCCAAGCCCGACAGATGGGCGGTGGCCCGTGATTATTTCATCATCGGCGCGGAGCACATCCTGTTCGGTTGGGACCATCTATTGTTTGTTATCGCTCTGGTGTTGCTGGTGCGCAGTGGCTGGTCTGTAGTGAAGGCGGCAACGGCGTTTACGGTGGCGCATTCGATCACTCTGGTGGCGACAACACTCGGCTATGCCGGCTTGCCCAGCCGCCCGGTCGAGGCCCTGATTGCGCTTTCGATCGTCTTTCTCGCCGTGGAAGTGATCCGCGCAATCCGTGAGCCGGACCATCACACCTGGACCCGCCGCATGCCGTGGCTTGTCGCCTTTGCATTCGGTCTTTTGCATGGCTTCGGCTTTGCAGGGGCGCTGGCCGATATCGGCTTGCCGCAAGGAGAAATCGCCAGCGCGCTCGTAGCGTTCAATGTCGGCGTCGAAGCGGGGCAGTTGCTAGTGATCGCCGCGCTGATTGCTGTGCTTGCGGTAATGAAGCGCATGTTGCCTAGCGCCGAAACACCGGCGATCCGCGTGGCGACCTACGCCATAGGGATCACAGGCAGTTTCTGGCTCTTCGAAAGGCTTC
- a CDS encoding CaiB/BaiF CoA-transferase family protein: protein MTNNAGPLSGLKVVEFAGIGPGPHVAMLLADLGAEVVRIDRPGGGVMNPVVERARNRVTADLKSEEGKAFCRDAASKADVLIEGLRPGVMERLGLGPDELLADNPRLIYARMTGWGQDGPLAQAAGHDINYIALTGALDAIGKAGETAVPPQNLVGDFGGGSMYCAFGIMAALYERERSGKGQVVDAAIVDGTTSLMSFFFGLPKSAVRTTERGKGLLGGASHFYRCFKCADGKEVSLGAIEPQFYAELIAKSGAPAELTEGQMNPANWDENADKMAALFATKTRDEWCELLEGTDACFAPVMGLDEAREHPHMKAREAFVEHDGAWHTAPAPRFSRTPGKVRSSADNGADIVAGWTKG, encoded by the coding sequence ATGACCAACAATGCTGGCCCGCTAAGCGGCCTGAAAGTCGTCGAGTTTGCAGGGATCGGTCCGGGACCGCACGTGGCGATGTTGCTGGCGGATTTGGGCGCGGAAGTCGTTCGGATTGATCGGCCTGGCGGCGGGGTGATGAACCCCGTTGTCGAGCGCGCGCGCAACCGGGTGACAGCCGATCTCAAAAGCGAAGAGGGCAAGGCGTTTTGCCGCGACGCGGCGAGCAAAGCCGACGTATTGATCGAAGGTTTGCGCCCAGGTGTAATGGAGCGTCTCGGTCTCGGGCCGGATGAACTGCTCGCCGACAATCCGCGGCTTATATATGCGCGGATGACGGGCTGGGGGCAGGACGGTCCGCTCGCGCAGGCGGCTGGCCACGACATCAACTATATCGCGCTAACCGGCGCGCTTGATGCAATTGGCAAGGCTGGAGAGACCGCCGTGCCGCCACAGAACCTTGTCGGTGATTTTGGCGGCGGGTCGATGTATTGTGCGTTCGGGATCATGGCCGCATTGTATGAGCGCGAACGGTCCGGCAAAGGTCAGGTTGTCGATGCGGCTATCGTCGATGGCACAACCAGCCTGATGAGTTTCTTTTTCGGTCTGCCCAAATCCGCAGTGCGCACGACCGAGCGCGGCAAAGGCCTTCTGGGCGGCGCGTCGCATTTCTATCGCTGCTTCAAATGTGCGGACGGGAAAGAGGTCTCCCTCGGTGCGATTGAGCCGCAATTCTACGCTGAACTCATCGCGAAATCGGGCGCGCCCGCTGAATTGACAGAGGGCCAGATGAACCCGGCGAACTGGGATGAAAATGCCGACAAAATGGCGGCATTGTTTGCCACAAAAACCCGCGATGAATGGTGCGAATTGCTCGAAGGAACAGACGCATGTTTCGCCCCGGTCATGGGCTTGGATGAAGCGCGCGAACATCCGCACATGAAAGCCCGCGAGGCTTTCGTCGAACATGATGGCGCGTGGCACACCGCACCCGCTCCGCGTTTCAGCAGGACACCGGGCAAAGTCCGGTCAAGCGCAGACAATGGCGCAGATATTGTCGCAGGCTGGACGAAAGGCTGA
- a CDS encoding glucuronosyltransferase, which yields MGKATKRVLAAASGGGHWEQLMLLRPAFEPYDIHYATTDSEVAAQHGLPGAAILPDCNKTRPFRSAWCAVVALWIVLRLRPDVIISTGAAPGFFCILAGRLIGAKTLWIDSVANADQLSMCGQLSLTFAHECLTQWEHLADDEKPAFRGAVL from the coding sequence GTGGGCAAAGCCACAAAACGAGTCTTGGCGGCGGCTTCAGGCGGCGGGCATTGGGAACAACTGATGCTGCTGCGTCCCGCGTTCGAACCTTACGATATCCATTATGCCACCACCGACAGTGAAGTGGCCGCGCAGCACGGATTGCCAGGCGCGGCGATCCTGCCCGATTGCAACAAGACCCGCCCTTTTCGATCGGCATGGTGCGCGGTTGTAGCACTTTGGATCGTGCTGCGGTTGAGGCCAGATGTCATCATCTCAACCGGCGCTGCACCCGGTTTCTTCTGCATCCTCGCAGGCCGATTGATCGGGGCGAAAACGCTTTGGATCGATAGTGTGGCCAACGCAGATCAACTGTCCATGTGCGGGCAGCTTTCCCTCACTTTCGCGCATGAATGTCTGACACAGTGGGAACATCTGGCCGATGATGAAAAACCAGCATTTCGCGGGGCTGTGTTGTGA
- a CDS encoding DUF3604 domain-containing protein, with protein MRNWTSFALAGISALALSACDSLTPVDEAQSGDGEGTIELAEFPDRPYWGDTHLHTDNSVDAFGFGVRLGPEEALQFARGDTVTATTGAEAKLARPLDFLVIADHSDGLGATRRLYDAPRFLIQDETLLRWHDMMHESPEQSQLAIAELITAAANNTLPEAMRDPEANKENTRDIWTAHLDTLDRYNKPGEFTALAGFEWTLMPDGNNLHRVVMFRDGSDRTSQVVPFPGLSTTAEQLWDYMAAYSESTGGKALAIPHNSNLSNGLMFEMTMPDGSPMTAEYAAKRAAAEPVVEVTQIKGDSETHPFLSPNDEMAGFGVTGWELGNLPLTAKTTDDMLAGSYVREALKRGLSLEEQMGVNPYAFGMIGSTDSHTSLATGDEDNFWGKHTGNEYNNAERAPAAQNLGTRVGRFGWNYLAGGYAAAWARGNTRAEIFDAFQRREVYATTGPRMSVRVFGGFGFEDADWDGDWVRKGYTEGVPMGGELTSGDEAPRFMISALKDPDGANLDRVQIVKGYLDSEGEMQEQVYDVVWSDMENRAISGGKVPAVGDTVDRENATYTNDIGAPELRSVWTDPDYQAGQRAFYYVRVLEIPTPRWSLFDAVRFGFTLSEDAMADAVAQERAYTSPIWLKPSA; from the coding sequence ATGCGCAATTGGACGAGTTTCGCACTTGCAGGCATTTCAGCATTGGCCCTGTCGGCCTGTGATAGCCTGACGCCGGTCGATGAAGCGCAAAGCGGCGATGGCGAGGGCACGATTGAGCTCGCCGAATTCCCTGACCGTCCATATTGGGGTGATACCCACCTGCACACGGACAATTCCGTCGATGCGTTCGGTTTTGGCGTGCGCCTCGGCCCGGAAGAGGCTTTGCAATTCGCGCGCGGTGATACGGTTACTGCGACCACCGGAGCGGAGGCAAAGCTTGCCCGCCCACTCGATTTTCTTGTGATTGCCGACCACTCTGATGGTCTGGGCGCGACACGCCGCCTTTACGATGCGCCGCGTTTTCTGATTCAGGATGAAACGCTGCTGCGCTGGCATGACATGATGCATGAAAGTCCGGAGCAATCGCAGCTTGCCATTGCCGAGCTGATCACGGCAGCGGCCAACAACACTTTGCCAGAGGCGATGCGCGATCCCGAGGCCAATAAAGAGAACACGCGTGACATCTGGACCGCGCATCTCGACACTTTGGACCGTTATAACAAGCCGGGCGAATTCACGGCGCTGGCCGGCTTCGAATGGACCCTGATGCCTGACGGAAACAACCTGCACCGTGTGGTGATGTTCCGCGATGGCAGCGACCGGACCAGTCAGGTGGTTCCGTTTCCAGGGTTGAGCACCACTGCCGAACAGCTGTGGGACTATATGGCGGCCTATTCGGAATCGACCGGCGGCAAAGCTCTGGCCATTCCGCACAATTCAAACCTGTCCAATGGCCTGATGTTTGAAATGACGATGCCGGACGGCTCGCCGATGACAGCGGAATACGCTGCCAAGCGTGCGGCGGCGGAACCCGTTGTCGAAGTCACCCAGATCAAAGGCGACAGTGAGACGCATCCATTCCTTTCGCCCAATGACGAAATGGCCGGGTTTGGGGTGACCGGCTGGGAGCTGGGCAACCTTCCGCTCACCGCCAAGACCACGGACGATATGCTCGCAGGTTCCTATGTCCGAGAGGCGCTCAAACGCGGGCTGTCACTCGAAGAGCAAATGGGCGTGAACCCTTATGCATTCGGCATGATCGGATCGACCGATAGCCACACCTCGCTGGCAACCGGCGACGAAGACAATTTCTGGGGCAAACACACCGGCAACGAGTACAACAACGCCGAACGCGCTCCGGCGGCTCAAAACCTCGGCACCCGCGTGGGCCGCTTTGGCTGGAATTACCTTGCGGGCGGCTATGCCGCGGCTTGGGCGCGCGGGAACACGCGGGCGGAAATCTTCGATGCGTTCCAGCGCCGCGAAGTCTACGCCACCACTGGCCCGCGTATGAGCGTGCGGGTGTTTGGCGGCTTCGGATTTGAAGACGCCGATTGGGACGGCGATTGGGTGCGCAAGGGCTATACCGAAGGCGTGCCGATGGGCGGCGAACTCACCAGCGGCGACGAAGCCCCGCGCTTTATGATCAGCGCGCTCAAAGACCCTGATGGCGCCAATCTGGACCGGGTGCAGATCGTCAAAGGCTATCTGGATAGCGAGGGCGAGATGCAGGAACAGGTCTATGATGTCGTGTGGAGCGACATGGAAAACCGCGCTATTTCCGGCGGCAAAGTGCCAGCCGTTGGGGATACGGTGGACCGCGAGAATGCAACCTACACCAACGATATCGGTGCACCGGAATTGCGCAGTGTCTGGACCGATCCCGACTACCAAGCGGGTCAGCGCGCGTTCTACTATGTCCGCGTGCTCGAAATTCCGACGCCGCGCTGGTCGCTGTTCGATGCCGTGCGGTTCGGTTTCACATTGAGCGAAGATGCGATGGCAGATGCCGTCGCTCAGGAACGCGCCTATACGTCGCCGATATGGTTGAAACCAAGCGCCTGA